In one window of Mytilus galloprovincialis chromosome 6, xbMytGall1.hap1.1, whole genome shotgun sequence DNA:
- the LOC143079175 gene encoding transmembrane protein 145-like produces the protein MCHFVVVFILTLSSICLEFSHGKRVEGNLVTTENWQFLTRFCFLSKKGTLEYFFEYPQSYARQDLLLYFDNKWDEAYKTGKTCKEQVSLLSWVDNQIIPLDNSGVGNCTSVNKTDGFYWSCVRKVTFSSSRAKWWFIALGNCNSQKGLKIVYSLHMMNGEDGELLHHENSADQFYILPIVITFFLLYMGLGALCSAVGYVLSTQQLFHTTYKMFIFCIYSNCFGLFLLVIGWGKYANTGYEETGTWLAGRLFQAMSDIMFVLMLILMSNGYTIVRGKLSTPLYIVLAVFFSIFTLTYAVLFVYEAEVFDPGEVLYIYESPAGYGLIALRLVGWTFFCVSLIVNLVTHSRKTWFYIPFFIYYTIWFWAGPITILIAMFVINLWVREQTVTGVSNFVTICGHVFFLLLTRPGAANKNFPYHIKTTQIGMMDGTEKEADANSPYEVGETMNVHGPDLQSLFVTDRRSSRQDQTLLTDKPPRDRNGQLPSLSNGNAPTGRLPSLNERSNKLPPLERNGALPPIGNHDHVEASSPPPSYEMFSAGRFNNE, from the exons ATGTGCcactttgttgttgtttttattttgactttatcaTCAATATGTTTAGAATTTTCACATGGAAAACGTGTAGAAGGAAATCTTGTTACCACTGAG aATTGGCAGTTCCTTACAAgattttgttttctgtcaaaGAAAGGCACGCTTGAATACTTTTTTGAATATCCTCAG AGTTATGCAAGACAAGATTTATTGCTGTACTTTGATAACAAATGGGACGAAGCTTACAAGACTGGGAAG ACATGTAAAGAGCAAGTGTCCTTATTGAGTTGGGTAGACAACCAGATTATACCACTAGACAATTCTGGTGTTGGGAACTGTACCTCTGTTAATAAAACAGATGGTTTTTACTGGAGCTGTGTAAGGAAAGTTACATTCTCATCGTCCAGAGCAAAATGGTGGTTTATAGCTTTGGGAAACTGCAATTCACAG AAAGGTTTAAAGATAGTATACAGTTTGCATATGATGAATGGAGAGGACGGAGAATTGTTGCACCATGAAAATTCTGCTGATCAATTCT atatATTACCAATAGTGATAACCTTTTTCCTGCTTTATATGGGATTAGGAGCATTATGTTCTGCAGTGGGGT ATGTGTTAAGTACCCAACAGTTATTTCATACAAcatacaaaatgtttattttttgtatctaCTCAAACTGTTTTGGGTTGTTTTTATTGGTGATTGGATGGGGGAAATATGCCAACACAGGATATGAAGAAACAGGGACATGGCTAGCAG gACGTTTATTCCAAGCGATGAGTGACATAATGTTTGTTCTGATGTTGATACTGATGTCTAACGGTTATACTATAGTTAGAGGAAAGCTCTCCACTCCACTATACATCGTCCTTGCAGTATTCTTTAGTATATTCACACTGACATATGCAGTTCTGTTTGTGTATGAGGCAGAG GTGTTTGACCCAGGAGAGGTTTTGTACATCTACGAGAGTCCAGCAGGTTATGGACTGATCGCCCTCCGTCTGGTTGGGTGGACATTCTTTTGTGTTTCTCTCATTGTTAACTTAGTAACACATTCCAGGAAAACCTGGTTCTACATTCCATTCtttatttattatacaatatG GTTTTGGGCTGGTCCTATCACCATACTTATTGCTATGTTTGTTATTAATTTGTGGGTCAGAGAGCAGACTGTCACTGGTGTATCAAACTTTGTTACTATTTGTGGACATGTATTTTTCTTG TTGTTAACCAGACCTGGAGCTGCTAACAAAAATTTCCCTTACCATATAAAAACTACACAA ATTGGAATGATGGATGGCACAGAGAAAGAAGCAGATGCCAATAGTCCATATGAAGTAGGAGAAACTATGAATGTTCACGGTCCTGACCTACAGAGTCTCTTTGTGACGGACAGACGGAGTAGTAGACAAGATCAAACA ctGTTAACAGATAAGCCACCAAGAGATAGAAATGGACAGTTGCCTTCATTGTCTAATGGAAATGCACCTACTGGTCGGTTGCCTTCTTTGAATGAGAGGAGTAATAAGTTACCTCCCTTAGAAAGAAATGGAGCTTTACCACCAATAGGAAACCATGACCATGTTGAAGCTTCATCACCTCCACCATCATATGAAATGTTTTCAGCAGGCAGATTCAACAATgaataa